In one window of Posidoniimonas corsicana DNA:
- a CDS encoding tetratricopeptide repeat protein: MSHRCWVLVSLAVCSVLVVPAGPACADLPDDRVVAVRRTPIDRPAESRAGKSLFRDSLYNELARQTVLLSAREEFGLATRDGSFFEEAKSDSPRTFGAWIDLWIGDAAELSVQQGGAEVLRETLPVEYEKVRTYLTLAVELEELSRGPVAEMLAEAGYQRRPNQVVDSAPLPDGAAEALLQMNHLSQWRGLRLVHGAIRESGESPERLAALAQGYANLSQLYTPLLDLRTNACRARSLLYSQRLAARWPDSTHGKWRRAYALVMIGIVQSGHETAREIERAERADDDPPPWAPMLEEYRKYNTAALRDRFRDVESPLSSLAGALWCRAVQQHDCEGLTLQACREQLSVHPDGLWMMDVLYEESGVGFNHQVTAIMPAVHSQQIARWMPELPDLPEAVAQMVRDTDEAAVDLPVPSIANELIRAGRDDPGEPSLAVLGRGVEAWAALHAARRGQFVKHSLGMDASYEMAALEPVIAGYPLAPLIRTLAEPPGSPAADYADGLSDFVMVDGAGLGALYSIVYRLPNNVRLENMNVGRLKRMLRACRIQVEPDLHRTMTKRYSSKPKMLIYFSEQLSDVSRDSPVLISTNVRCRWDLFKNKLDKLHQQYPDYPSLNLAIAKGWLAHGDRGRAIEFYEKYTAQAPDPVALRSLAHAYFQEGDEDMWLATMNRIFQHEDYGLRHARAATAIAATLMHQGKHEEALPWAERGASSGASDTIAVHCDCLTVLGRHGEAEEQAIYNTQRYGMNYGHDDWYDWCAENGRGDLEGAWALKQRRLARHRPPDDRDHAFANTLHQLVTDRHAEARDTLAARLAEKFSPFDSIALAMLHDQLGEAEQRDAVLQKMIDLDPASLTNASPYFLDLAPILKEAADSGDVDHDRVAAAVKKYQEKSNVNLTGTYGLIVGWFLHNRDRDAEAIEHWKPAARYSKPNWERILAWKFLRGAGVDPTQIEGRYYRNQFWRPDAPAEDNSNEEAGQSISDEPQTDGGGRSGAAAESADAEARQAE, encoded by the coding sequence ATGTCGCACCGATGCTGGGTGCTCGTCTCTCTCGCTGTTTGCAGTGTTCTCGTCGTCCCCGCGGGGCCCGCGTGCGCCGATCTGCCGGACGACCGTGTCGTAGCCGTGCGGCGGACGCCCATCGACCGCCCCGCGGAGAGTCGAGCCGGCAAGTCACTGTTTCGGGACTCGCTGTACAACGAGCTCGCCCGGCAGACGGTGCTGCTGTCGGCCCGGGAGGAGTTCGGCCTCGCGACGCGCGACGGCTCGTTCTTCGAGGAAGCTAAGTCGGACTCGCCGCGGACGTTTGGGGCGTGGATCGACCTGTGGATAGGCGACGCGGCCGAGCTGTCGGTGCAGCAAGGCGGCGCGGAGGTGCTGCGCGAAACGCTGCCGGTAGAGTACGAGAAGGTGCGCACCTACCTCACGCTGGCGGTCGAGCTGGAAGAGCTGAGCCGCGGACCCGTTGCGGAGATGCTCGCCGAGGCGGGGTACCAGCGCCGCCCGAACCAGGTGGTCGACTCCGCGCCGCTGCCCGATGGCGCCGCCGAGGCGCTGCTGCAGATGAACCACCTGTCGCAGTGGCGGGGGCTGCGGCTGGTGCACGGGGCGATCCGTGAGTCGGGCGAGTCGCCCGAGCGGCTGGCGGCCCTGGCGCAAGGGTACGCCAACCTGTCGCAGCTCTACACGCCGCTGCTCGACCTGCGGACCAACGCCTGCCGCGCGCGGTCGTTGCTCTACTCCCAGCGGCTGGCGGCCCGCTGGCCGGACAGCACGCACGGCAAGTGGCGGCGTGCGTACGCGCTGGTGATGATAGGCATCGTCCAATCGGGGCACGAGACGGCCCGCGAGATCGAACGTGCTGAACGTGCCGACGACGACCCGCCACCCTGGGCGCCGATGCTCGAGGAGTACCGCAAGTACAACACCGCGGCGTTGCGGGATCGTTTCCGGGATGTCGAGTCGCCTCTCAGCTCGCTGGCCGGCGCGCTGTGGTGCCGAGCGGTGCAGCAGCATGACTGCGAGGGCCTCACGCTGCAGGCTTGCCGCGAGCAGCTGTCCGTCCACCCGGACGGCCTGTGGATGATGGATGTCCTGTACGAGGAGTCGGGCGTCGGCTTCAATCACCAGGTGACCGCCATCATGCCCGCGGTGCACAGCCAGCAGATCGCCCGCTGGATGCCCGAGCTGCCGGACCTGCCCGAGGCGGTCGCCCAGATGGTGCGCGACACCGACGAGGCGGCCGTGGACCTGCCCGTGCCGAGCATCGCCAACGAGTTGATCCGCGCCGGCCGCGACGACCCGGGCGAGCCGTCGCTCGCCGTGCTGGGCCGGGGGGTCGAGGCCTGGGCGGCCCTGCACGCGGCGCGGCGGGGGCAGTTCGTCAAGCACTCGCTGGGGATGGACGCCTCGTACGAGATGGCGGCGCTCGAGCCGGTGATCGCGGGCTACCCACTGGCGCCGCTGATCCGCACCCTGGCCGAGCCGCCGGGCTCGCCCGCCGCCGACTACGCCGATGGCCTGAGCGACTTCGTCATGGTCGACGGGGCCGGCCTGGGCGCCCTGTACTCGATCGTGTACCGCCTGCCGAACAACGTGCGGCTGGAGAACATGAACGTCGGCCGGCTGAAGCGGATGCTCCGCGCCTGCCGCATCCAGGTGGAGCCCGACCTCCACCGCACCATGACTAAGCGGTACAGCAGCAAGCCGAAGATGCTGATCTACTTCAGCGAGCAGCTCTCCGACGTCAGCCGCGACTCGCCCGTGCTGATCTCAACCAACGTCCGCTGCCGCTGGGACCTGTTTAAGAACAAGCTCGACAAGCTCCATCAGCAGTACCCCGACTACCCCTCGCTCAACCTGGCGATCGCCAAAGGCTGGCTGGCCCACGGCGACCGCGGGCGGGCGATCGAGTTCTACGAGAAGTACACCGCCCAGGCGCCGGACCCGGTGGCGCTCCGCAGCCTGGCGCACGCGTACTTCCAGGAGGGCGACGAGGACATGTGGCTCGCCACCATGAACCGGATCTTCCAGCACGAAGACTACGGCCTCCGCCACGCGCGGGCCGCCACCGCCATTGCCGCCACGCTGATGCACCAGGGCAAGCACGAGGAGGCCCTGCCGTGGGCGGAGCGGGGCGCAAGCTCTGGCGCCAGCGACACGATCGCCGTCCACTGCGACTGCCTGACCGTCCTGGGCCGGCACGGGGAAGCCGAGGAGCAGGCCATCTACAACACCCAGCGGTACGGCATGAACTACGGCCACGACGACTGGTACGACTGGTGCGCCGAGAACGGCCGCGGCGACCTGGAGGGCGCGTGGGCCCTCAAGCAACGCCGGCTGGCGCGCCACCGACCGCCCGATGACCGCGACCACGCGTTTGCCAATACGCTGCACCAGTTGGTCACCGACCGCCACGCCGAGGCCCGCGACACGCTGGCCGCCCGGCTGGCAGAAAAGTTCAGCCCCTTCGACTCCATCGCGCTGGCGATGCTGCACGACCAGCTAGGCGAAGCCGAGCAGCGCGACGCCGTGTTGCAGAAGATGATCGACCTCGACCCCGCCAGCCTGACCAACGCCTCCCCCTACTTCCTTGACCTGGCCCCCATCCTGAAGGAAGCGGCGGACAGCGGCGACGTCGATCACGACCGTGTCGCTGCGGCGGTCAAGAAGTACCAGGAGAAGTCGAACGTCAACCTCACCGGCACGTACGGCCTGATCGTGGGCTGGTTCCTCCACAACCGCGACCGAGACGCCGAGGCGATCGAGCACTGGAAGCCTGCCGCGCGGTACTCAAAGCCCAATTGGGAGCGAATACTGGCCTGGAAGTTCCTCCGCGGCGCCGGCGTCGACCCAACCCAAATCGAGGGACGCTACTACCGCAACCAGTTCTGGCGTCCCGACGCCCCTGCCGAAGACAACTCCAACGAGGAGGCAGGGCAGTCAATCTCCGATGAGCCGCAGACGGACGGCGGCGGCCGCAGTGGGGCCGCCGCCGAATCCGCTGATGCAGAAGCCAGACAAGCAGAATAA
- a CDS encoding pectinesterase family protein — translation MLAVAACSHTQAADEAGGYAVYPSRGATNVNPDTHLRIKFGSPPAAGTSGMIRVYDAQTNELVDSLDMSISAGPNPSLTIAKKERAERAAAGLPEPPYQEMVIGGFEGFHFYPVIVRGKVATIDLHSHVLDYGRRYRVEIDPGVIEHDGFTGIGSGAGWSFSTKADAPSPDATRLTVDAGGGDFSTLQGAIEFVPDNPAEPVTIDVKRGVYEEIVFFRNKSKLTIRGEDRDATVVGYGNNSAFNPGRNGLSYRPAFSALDSSEIRLANFTINNYSLGQAEALKVTGDRNSVERMTLNGSGDALTLRGTIYLVDSKLTGHGDSILSYGSAFFERCELRSIGPLQWIRNPEGAHGHVFKDCVIVGSDEPLPWSVTDANPAGYKTPAVLARLPNNHGQNYPFAEFVLIDCRMSGIVPEGVVSVEPEETFSWENVRFWEHNTMDLNGDPLDLSKRHPIMRELKTPEDVALIDRYSDPAQVLNGWTPEPRSIDLEPR, via the coding sequence GTGCTCGCTGTAGCCGCCTGCAGCCACACTCAGGCCGCGGATGAAGCCGGCGGCTATGCCGTCTACCCAAGCCGCGGCGCAACCAACGTCAACCCGGACACCCACCTGCGGATCAAGTTCGGCAGCCCGCCGGCTGCGGGGACGAGCGGCATGATCCGCGTGTACGATGCCCAGACCAATGAGCTCGTCGACAGCCTCGACATGAGCATCTCCGCGGGGCCAAACCCGTCGCTCACCATCGCGAAGAAGGAGCGGGCCGAGCGCGCCGCCGCGGGGCTGCCCGAGCCGCCGTACCAGGAGATGGTCATTGGCGGATTTGAGGGGTTCCACTTCTACCCGGTGATCGTTCGCGGCAAGGTGGCGACGATCGACCTGCACAGCCACGTGCTGGACTACGGCCGCCGGTACCGAGTGGAGATCGACCCCGGCGTGATCGAGCACGATGGCTTCACCGGAATCGGTTCCGGCGCGGGCTGGTCCTTCAGCACCAAGGCCGACGCGCCGAGTCCAGACGCTACGCGTCTGACGGTTGACGCAGGCGGCGGGGACTTCAGCACGCTGCAGGGCGCCATCGAATTTGTGCCCGACAATCCCGCCGAGCCGGTGACGATCGATGTCAAACGCGGCGTGTACGAGGAGATCGTCTTCTTCCGCAACAAGTCCAAGCTGACCATCCGGGGCGAGGACCGCGACGCCACGGTCGTCGGGTACGGCAACAACAGCGCGTTCAACCCCGGCCGCAACGGCCTCTCCTACCGGCCGGCGTTCTCTGCGCTGGACTCGAGCGAGATCCGCTTGGCCAACTTCACGATCAACAACTACAGCCTGGGACAGGCCGAGGCGTTGAAGGTGACCGGCGATCGTAACTCGGTCGAGCGGATGACGCTCAACGGCTCGGGCGACGCGCTGACGCTGCGGGGAACCATCTACCTGGTCGACTCAAAGCTCACCGGGCACGGCGACTCGATCCTCAGCTACGGCTCGGCGTTCTTCGAGCGGTGCGAGCTGCGGTCGATCGGGCCGCTGCAGTGGATCCGCAATCCCGAGGGCGCCCACGGGCACGTCTTCAAGGATTGCGTGATCGTTGGGAGCGATGAGCCGCTCCCCTGGTCGGTAACCGACGCCAACCCCGCCGGCTACAAGACGCCCGCGGTGCTGGCCCGGCTGCCCAACAACCACGGCCAGAACTACCCGTTCGCCGAGTTCGTGCTGATCGACTGCCGGATGAGCGGGATCGTCCCCGAGGGCGTGGTCTCGGTCGAGCCCGAGGAGACCTTCAGCTGGGAGAATGTCCGGTTCTGGGAGCACAACACGATGGACCTGAACGGCGATCCGCTGGACCTGTCTAAGCGGCACCCGATCATGCGCGAGCTGAAGACGCCCGAAGATGTGGCGCTCATCGATCGCTACTCTGACCCGGCTCAGGTGCTCAACGGCTGGACGCCGGAGCCGCGGTCGATCGATCTAGAACCGCGCTGA
- a CDS encoding PQQ-dependent sugar dehydrogenase yields the protein MLLLSATPAAAQDLLNDTISFADFQLNLRPYVTLPSSNDSIVNMTTRSGDSSLFVTTEEGDIFTVPTGAGGTASATKWFDVAAAVQSATGRSVFGNSSQRGLQSVAFHPDFDNEGAAGYGKLYTTYLESRPGNTSAHHYLGDSTYGNTGADGVLAEWTYDHDSGGVSSQSHRELFRVQMPVFDHPIKQAAFNPYAQPGDDDYGLLYLTHGDSNTKHSPNDDPQHLGNALGKMIRINPLQDGGSPYSIPGSNPFADSSDPDVLQEVYAYGFRNPHTFSFDRDASGAVHVLVGDIGRNNMEEVNLVLPGHNYGWTEREGTFVHDQAPDNSGGEGYFTGVSPLPANEATLGYSYPVAQYDHDAPVGDRSSGNSIASGFVIQNAAEPRLNNLFLFTDFSSKTNGSAARDGELFFSDFDEMLSAVTDLSPDDPSRDEPGELTQATVGKLRLALDHDNNPGTPAQVYDGFIDLLNSSRSDVRIGRGPQGEVYFSSKRNGVIYLATDTLPLAGDFNRDGQVDAADYTVWRDTLGDAGYLLAADADLNGVVDQADYAVWRENYGAPSNASAGPSAAPEPAAALLALAAVAASCPMTRWGRRPRC from the coding sequence ATGCTGCTTCTGTCCGCGACGCCCGCCGCCGCACAGGACCTGCTGAACGACACGATCTCGTTCGCCGACTTCCAGCTCAACCTCCGCCCCTACGTGACGCTGCCGTCGAGCAACGACAGCATCGTCAACATGACCACCCGCTCGGGCGACTCCAGCCTGTTTGTAACGACCGAGGAAGGGGACATCTTTACCGTGCCGACCGGCGCCGGGGGCACGGCGTCGGCGACTAAGTGGTTCGACGTGGCGGCGGCGGTGCAATCCGCCACCGGCCGCAGCGTGTTCGGCAACTCCAGCCAGCGGGGACTGCAGTCGGTGGCGTTCCACCCCGACTTCGACAACGAGGGCGCCGCCGGCTACGGCAAGCTCTACACCACCTACCTCGAGTCGCGCCCCGGCAACACCTCCGCCCACCACTACCTGGGCGACAGCACCTACGGCAACACCGGCGCCGACGGCGTGCTGGCCGAGTGGACTTACGACCACGACTCCGGGGGCGTGTCGTCGCAGTCACACCGCGAGCTGTTCCGCGTGCAGATGCCGGTGTTCGATCACCCCATCAAGCAGGCGGCCTTCAACCCGTACGCCCAGCCGGGCGATGACGACTACGGCCTCCTCTACCTGACCCACGGCGACTCAAACACCAAGCACTCCCCCAACGACGACCCGCAGCACCTGGGCAACGCGCTGGGCAAGATGATCCGCATCAACCCACTGCAGGACGGCGGCTCGCCCTACAGCATCCCGGGTTCCAACCCCTTCGCCGACAGCTCCGACCCCGACGTGCTGCAGGAGGTCTACGCCTACGGCTTCCGCAATCCGCACACGTTCTCGTTCGACCGCGACGCATCGGGCGCCGTGCACGTGCTCGTGGGCGATATCGGCCGCAACAACATGGAAGAGGTCAACCTGGTGCTGCCCGGCCACAACTACGGCTGGACCGAGCGCGAGGGGACCTTCGTCCACGACCAGGCGCCCGACAACAGCGGCGGCGAAGGCTATTTTACGGGGGTCTCGCCGCTGCCGGCCAACGAGGCCACTCTAGGCTACAGCTACCCGGTCGCCCAGTACGACCACGACGCGCCCGTTGGCGACCGATCGTCGGGCAACTCGATCGCCAGCGGCTTCGTCATCCAGAACGCGGCCGAGCCGCGGCTCAACAACCTGTTCCTGTTCACGGACTTCTCGTCGAAGACCAACGGCTCTGCCGCACGCGACGGGGAGCTTTTCTTCTCTGATTTCGACGAGATGCTCTCAGCGGTCACCGACCTGTCGCCAGACGACCCGTCGCGCGACGAGCCGGGCGAGCTGACGCAGGCCACGGTCGGCAAGCTGCGGCTCGCCCTCGACCACGACAACAACCCCGGCACGCCGGCCCAGGTGTACGACGGGTTCATCGACCTGTTGAACTCCTCGCGGTCGGACGTGCGGATCGGCCGCGGCCCGCAGGGCGAGGTGTACTTCTCGTCCAAGCGGAACGGCGTGATCTACCTGGCGACCGACACGCTGCCCCTGGCCGGCGACTTCAACCGTGACGGGCAGGTGGACGCGGCCGACTACACCGTTTGGCGGGACACGCTGGGCGACGCCGGCTACCTGCTGGCGGCGGACGCCGACCTCAATGGCGTCGTCGACCAGGCAGACTACGCGGTGTGGCGAGAAAACTATGGCGCCCCGTCAAACGCCTCGGCCGGTCCGTCCGCCGCGCCTGAGCCCGCCGCCGCGCTGTTGGCGCTGGCCGCAGTTGCGGCGTCTTGCCCGATGACGCGATGGGGACGGCGCCCGCGGTGCTGA
- a CDS encoding cbb3-type cytochrome c oxidase subunit I, producing MRVVENTTERLVLRGVPGSVVWMVFATLLGVGIMAATGWFGWATTREIGGYLQLVPLGLGFLMGAAFFLIGVVTLAVGRVRLVLDRVTGEGRYDAYSPVIEVGKPCTFRLDHIDSVTIERHEEARPRNDDHGGFPAKVCRARLRVRKPRRAIVLDETENGQEQRVQSTAEAVAAWLGTEVASHG from the coding sequence ATGCGCGTCGTGGAGAACACCACCGAACGACTGGTCCTGAGGGGCGTGCCCGGGAGCGTGGTGTGGATGGTCTTCGCGACGCTGCTCGGCGTAGGGATCATGGCGGCCACGGGGTGGTTCGGCTGGGCGACAACGCGGGAGATCGGCGGCTACCTGCAGCTCGTCCCGCTTGGCCTGGGCTTCCTGATGGGCGCCGCGTTCTTCCTGATCGGTGTGGTGACGCTGGCGGTCGGCCGGGTGCGGCTGGTGCTCGACCGCGTGACCGGCGAGGGCCGCTACGACGCCTACTCGCCGGTGATCGAGGTCGGCAAGCCCTGCACGTTCCGCCTGGACCACATCGACAGCGTCACGATCGAGCGGCACGAGGAGGCCCGTCCCCGCAACGACGACCACGGCGGCTTCCCCGCCAAGGTCTGCCGCGCCCGGCTGCGTGTCCGCAAGCCGCGCCGCGCGATCGTGCTCGACGAGACCGAGAACGGCCAGGAGCAACGCGTGCAGTCCACCGCCGAAGCGGTGGCCGCCTGGCTGGGGACGGAGGTCGCCAGTCACGGCTGA